From the genome of Deltaproteobacteria bacterium IMCC39524:
CAACTTTAACGTTTCATTTTTCATTTATTGACGCTCCGCGTCAAACCGTGTCCATAAAACTCTTCTCAATCCGCGAGAACAAAACCACCCCCACGAAAAGCAGCACCAGAGTCATCACTGCACTCGTCACGATGCTGCCGATATCCACGGTACCAACACCCAAGAAAGCATAACGGAAGGCTTCGATGATCGGTGCCATAGGATTGAGCGCCATCAGCCACTGATATTTTTCGGGGAGGATACTAGAAGGGTAGACAACCGGAGTTGCATACATCCAGAGTTGCACGCCGAAACCTACCAGTTGAGTCAGGTCACGATACTTGGTGGTGAGTGAGGAGACGATAATGCCGCAACCAAGACCCAAGGCAGCCATCTGCAGGACCAAGAACGGCATGAGTAGCGCGGCAAACTGTAATTGAATTGCAGTGCCTTTGGCGTAAAAGTAAAGCCAGAAACCAGCGAATAGAACCAACTGTATGGCAAAGGCAATCAGGTTGCTGATCACCACAGACAGCGGTACGGTCAATCTCGGAAAATAAACCTTGCCAAAAACATGAGCATTACCGACGAACGTGTTGGAGGTTTTCGTCAAACAGTCGGCGAAATAACACCACGCGACGACACCGGAGAGATAAAACATAACTGGGGGCAGTCCATCGGTAGAAATATTGGCAACCTTGCTGAAAATCACTGTAAAGATCAGGGTCGTCATAACCGGCTGGATCAAGTACCACAAGGGGCCAAGGATGGTCTGCTTGTAGATCGCCACGAAATCCCTGCGCACAAAGAGCATGATCAGGTCGCGGTAGCTCCATAATTCACTGAGTTGGAGATCAAACCAACCTGAGACAGGACGGATGGTCTTGGTCCATTGGATAGGGGCGGTTGAATCGTTGACTTGATGAATGGTTGAATTTCTCATTTTCTGGAAACCGTTGTTATTTAATTGTTATCAGCAAGAGGAAAGAGGATTAGTAACCAGTTGAAGCGTTGATTTGTTAAACCGATTTAAGTTAGTAGCAGCTTTCAATGTGCGAAGGCACTTCGGTATAGTCGCGATGTGCTAAAAGGTCTACGGTAACAGGAACAAACTTATTGCTCAGTTTGTCATCAGCCCATAGAGCTTTGCCGCCAGGTTATCGTCAAAGCCATCGATATTCTGATTCAGCGCAATGATCAGAAAAGTGCTGTTTTATAACTTGGCCGACAGGTCGCCACGAATTTCTTGTATTGCTGAGCGCAAAGGCTCCTGACCTTCTAGAACCAGATCAAATTTACCGCGGGAATTTTCCAGCCTCACCTCCAGAGACTTCTTTTTCATAACCCCTCATTGCATAAGTTGTATTTCAAAAGATAACAAACAAATTGGACGTTGATTTTCTCGATGTGCTCTGACCAAAATATAAATCTAAGATCGGTATTTGGGCTCTAAAACATGCCCATTCAGTGTTAATCTGCGCCACACTAAATCGTTGAGTTATTTATTGAGTCTATTCAGAGATTTAAACGCTCCCTTTTTCTCGTCCATTGCCATGCTGTTTCAATTATCGCTTTGAGGTCTTTATATTGTGGTTGCCAATTCAGCTCCTGACAAATTCGGGTGGCGTCTCCAACCAAAATAGGCGGGTCACCTGGGCGCCGCTCGCCGATTTGCACCGGGATAGTTTTTCCCGTAACCTCACCAACAGCCTCAATCACTTCTTTGACTGAAAACCCTTGACCGTTGCCTAAATTGTAAGCTCGAGCAGGGGAACATGTGACTCTCAGCGTTTCCAATCGTTCTAATTCTTGAAGAGCCACAACATGTGCTTGGCCCAAATCGGTGACATGGATATAGTCACGAATGCAGGTGCCATCGTAAGTCGGATAGTCTTCACCGAACACTGTAACATGAAGTCTCTTGCCAGCCGCCACATCAAGCAATATAGGTATCAGATGTGTTTCAGGGTTATGATCTTCTCCAATATCTCCATCCGGATCGGCACCTGCAGCATTGAAATAGCGTAAAGTTATAGACCGCAACCCATAAGCCGAGCCACAATCTTTGATCATCTTTTCCACCATCAATTTGCTCATGCCGTACGGATTAATCGGGTTCTGCGAATGATCTTCAGCAATCGGCACTTGTAGCGGCTCACCATAGGTAGCGCAGGTACTTGAAAAGACGAGCTTATCGATGTCATGGTCGCTCATTGTTTCGAGCAGTGTCAAGGTATCTGCAACATTGTTGCGATAATATTTGCCCGGGTTCTCAACAGACTCTCCGACATAAGCGAAGGCAGCAAAATGCAGGACGGCTGAGGGTTGGTACTTCTCAATGACTTCATCAAGGCGGTCACGATCGGCTATATCGCCGATCTCTAAAGGACCCCACTTCACAGCCCATTCATGGCCGGCAACCAAGTTGTCGTAGACCACGGGTCGATAACCGGATTCAGCCAGAACCTTACAGGTATGGCTTCCGATATAACCGGCACCACCGGTAACGAGAATGTTATTTGCTGGCACTTAAACACCTGCTCAACGTTATTGGCCTAATAAACCCTGACATTGCTTCCGCCTGTCTAATCTTCGCATCCCTACCCGTAATTTATAACGCCATTAAACACTTTTTATCGTCCGATATTTTCTCAAAAAGGGCAAACACCTTACCAAGGTGAACCCTGCAAGAGACAACCCCCACCAGAAAAATCCAAAATTTTTACGGACGATCTGCGTTAACTCTTGCAACTGTAAACGTTCGGTAAGGCCATCTGGTGCTGCATAACCTTGTAAGGCAGGTTCGAAAAAGAATTTTACATTACGCTTGTACAACCTCTGGTTGAAATCAAAATCCGCGTACAACCGATAGATTGTATCAAATGGCGGTTCGGGATGGAGTCTTTTCGGAATCAGCAGGCCCTGGTGATGCAATGTATTGTAGAGTCTCAATCGGAAATCGACACCGGCATAAAACACTAACTGCTTTTCCAAACTAACATTCCCGTAAAGAACGCTGTAGGGCTCACGCGGCGCATCCAAGCTTACTGGCAACGACAATAATCGGTCTCCCGCTCCTAGGAAAATCACCCAACTCTCCGGGTCCGCTAACGCCCATCCCTTGTTCATGGCATCATATACGCCATGATCCTTCTCGCTCACCCAGGCCTTTAGCCTCTCTTGGTACTTCCCAATTACATCGAGAGTTCCATCGGTAGAGATGCCATCAATAATAATGTATTCAAGATTTTCATAGCAGCAATCCAATACACTTTTGATGGTTTCTTCAATGGAATCTACCGCATTCAACACGGCAGTAATCACAGTTATTTTACCTATCCCTGTCACTAGGCTTCCGGTACTGGCAACTTGGCGGAACGAAAGTTCAGGCATAAAGAGAGAATCATCCGTACTCTATCCCACTGCCCTAATAAGGCGCGACTCAGTAGAGTCCCTACGAGACTGACATAAACTGTAGGCAGTGCCCATGGGAAAAATTTCCAAGTGAAAAACAACCGGTTGCGTATATTGCAAAAATCACAAACAATACTCTTCCTGCCAGGATGACTACTAGTGCCAACAGACGCCCCCACCTTGTGATAGACCAGACTGTCTGCAGCAAAGGCCAGTGAAAACAAAGGCTTGGCACGCATTGCCCAATCGATTTCTTCGAAGAAAAGGAAATAATCCTCGCACATCAAACCGACCTCCTTGAGACATGCTTTGGAAACTAGCATCGAAGCACCGACCACGTAGTCCATCCAGGATTCAATGCGTGAAGGATCGACTCTCTCACTCCTCTTTCTGAAGCGCCCCAGATGCCAGGCATAAGCAAACCATCTGCTATAATAAGCTCCCCCAAGAGCCTGGACCCTCTCGGGGCGATCATACTCCAGAAGGGTTGAGCCGCACATGCCAGCCGCCTTTTTATCCTTCAAACGACCTACCAAGGCCTTAAGGGCGCCCGGATCGACAACAGTGTCATTATTCAGAAGCCAGACAAAATCACAATCTTCTTTGCCTAACGCATATCTGAGACCGACATTATTACCACCAGCGAAACCAAGGTTTGCCCCATTTTGAATCAAGGTCAGCGAAGCGGACTCCTCACTCTCGTTGTCAGGTGTTTCCGCAGCTTTCCTGTCAAGTTCAGAAAAATGGACAGGTTTATCAACAGGTGGGAAAGAGTAACGCTGCAATTCACCCAGGACCAGAACATCAATTTTCCCGTCGGCCCAATCTTTAATGTGTTCCAAGGAATGATCAGACGAGCCGTTGTCGCAGACGACAATTCTGAAATCAGAATAATCAATACGTAGAAGGCTTTCCAGGCACTCGACAGTATCTGGCCAGTTATTCCAATTAAGCAGCAGAATATAGACCTTGTTCACTGGTATATGCTCCAGAACACCAAGACGACCCAGAGGAATCCGACGACCAGAAGTGGCAAGTCCTTCAGCAAGGCATTGGTCGGGTCGCCACTCTTCCCGGACTTGACCCGGAAGAGGTACCGCAGCAGGCCGAACATGCAGAGCGGCACGGTATAGACCATATACGGCCGACTCAAAGCATAGACCGAGTAAGTAACGATCACAGATCCGCCACAAAGGAACATGGCATTTTCCAAAAAACCATCCGGGTAGACTTCAAGCGTTCGGCGATGGTGTCCAGCCTTCTCACCAAGGTTGATTTTCTCACTTTGCCGTTTACCCAGGCTCAGAAACAATGAAAGCAGAAAAACAGTCAGGAACAGCCAGTCAGTAATATAGACACCAAAAGCTTCACCTCCGGCATAAAGCCGCAGCACAAAACCGAGCGAAACACAGAAAACATCGACGATCGGCCAGTCCTTCAGGGTCCATGAGTAAAACCCGGAGAAGAATAGGTAGAGCCCGACATAAACAAGGAAACGGGAGGAGATCTGACTCCCTAGAAGACCGCTGCCGAACAGCAATATGACCATCAGTACGACTGCCTGAGTCTTACTCAATGCACCAGAAGCAAGCGGTCGTCGACATTTTGTCGGGTGTTGCCTGTCGCGCTCCTGGTCTCTCAGGTCATTGAAGATGTAGGTCGCACTTGAAGCGAGGGAAAAAGCCAAAAAAGGCACTATTCCGCGCAGTGCCATACCGGGTTGCATTAACGCCCCACCCAGAAAGGGAGGGAAGAACAACATCAGATTTTTCAACCATTGATGAAGGCGAAGTATTTTTACCATACTGATTGGATGCATTTCCCCTTCAAACTTTCGGCCAATTTTCGTGCCGGTTCCTTGTAGATCGAGTTATCAGGGAGTTCACTATAGGCTAGGGAAAAACTCACCTGGGCAGCAGAACAATTACCCCATTCCAAATGCTTTTGACCGAGGCGGTAAAGGTAAAATGGCTTTTTCGTTCGTCGCCACAGCTGTTCTAGGTAGCTTACAATTTCATCATTATAGGTATCACGGAGGGCCAGAGAGGTGCTCTGCACGCTCAATCGTTCGACAACAACAATCAAACGTTCAAGTATTACCGTATGATATCCATTGGTACTGGATTTATTGAGATTTTCCAGGAGGAACTCCCTGGCCTCCTCAAGGCGCCCCTCCTCCATCAATATCAGCACCTTGTTCAAAAAAGCGACCTGCGTGTCGGGGATTTTCAGTTCACGGAGGATCTCGAGAGCTTCTTGTTTCCGGCCCCTTTTCCATAAGGCCTCGGCCATCTGGTTACGCCCTAAGGCAAATCCGGGGGATTTTTTGACCGTGTCAGTAAATAGTGTCAAGTTGTCCTGCCAAACGATTCCGCGTTGAAAAACCGCTACAGCACAAAACAGGAGGAGACTCGCAACCCCTAAACCTATAGATAGCTGCCAAGCACCATAGCCTTTGTCTCGCAACCACTCTCCCCCGACAAGGCTGCCACTAATTGCCAGCATTGCTGCTGGAGCGTACATGTAACGTTCTGCAAATGGTGTCCATGAAATATTCCCCATAGCCACCAATAGCGCGACAGAAGTAAGACTCATTGCGATCAACACAAAACTCCCCTCCCAGGTTAAACGCCGGAGAAGAATAGTTATCAAGAAGACAAGAAGACACCCGACCCAGAAATACCAATCAGGCACCTCAATGATACCAAAATTAAGAGGAAAAGGCTGCACCAGCTTACAGGCATAAAAACCGGCGCCACGCAGAGCAATATCTAATGATTCCAGCCAGCCAGTAAAATCAAGGCCTTCACTATAAGATCTTACTCCAGGACTGTAAGAGCCAGATAAAACCTGAGAGACCTGGCGCACTCCAGCATCACTATCCCGTAATACCGACACGCGCAAGAGAGCATATATTACTGCACTGAGCAGACAACCCAAAGCAGGCAGGAAAGCCTTGTTTACCAGAAATGCCTTCGGCATAATCAGCGATTCTTTACATACAAGCCACCCCATAATGAATAAACCCGGCAACAGAAAGAGTGATGTCTCCTTGGCCAAAGAACCAACAAAAAACGCAAAAACCGCAGCAACACACCAAGTAACAACGCCACTATTGTAGAACTTAATTGCGCAGGCCAGAGATACAAGCACAAAGGTGGTGGCGAGCAGATCTGCCCTCCCAGCCACCCAAATCACAGCTTCAGTATTGATCGGATGTAGTCCAAAGAATAAGGCCGCGATGGTCGGGATGGCCACCGTGTTCAGGCCCTTACGCTGGGCAACCTGCATTGCAACACAATAAACAAGCAAAGTATTCAGCCAGTGAAGCAAGACATTTTCCAAATGCACAAACGAGGCTTCAAAGCCCCAGACCAAGGAATCAACTATAAATGAAGAGTTAACAAGCGGTCGAAAATAGCTTTTAGATTTAGGAATCCAGAAGTCACCCCAAGTAAACTCGGAGCGATTGAGCAAATCATGGGCCAGTCGCAAATCATCAACAGAGTTGAGGGGGGCTGACAGTGCGGGGTAATAAACAATCCAGACAACACAAGTAATGAACGCAATAGCATGCCAGCATTTAAACTTCACGAATTTCCCTATTTGATTATTTTCAGAAAAAAATCTTCCAGACTTTTGCGGTGTGGTTCAATCATTTGCACTGCACAACCAGCCTCATCCACTTGCCGCATAAAGACGCTCAACTTCTTGCAGGGAACAAACAGTTCTGGTGAATCAGCCGGAATATGTTCAAGGGAATATTCTTGCAAACTTACGGGAGTATCCTGCTCAAGACGGACAAGGTAACCATCTACACCTTTGGAAATGATCGTACTGACGGCAGTCTCAGTGCGCAATTCACCTTTGGCAACAATTCCGACTCGATCGCAGACCGCCTCGACGTCTGCTATAACATGAGTACTGAAAAATACTGTTTTCCCCCGCCGCTTAAGGTCTAACATGATCTGCTTAACTAAGGCACGCCCCACTGGGTCAAGACCACTCATCGGTTCATCAAGAATATACAGTTCCGGATTGTGAAGTAAGGTTTGAGCCAAACCCAGGCGCTGCACCATACCTTTGCTGTAACCGCGGACAGGGCGGTTCGCAGAATCGGCCAGATCAAGCAACTCAAGTACACGTTCCGACTCACGGGCAATTTTTGCCGCAGACATGCTGAAACTGCGGCCGACTAGGCCGAGATATTCCCGAGCAGTTAAGTAGTCGTAGAAAGCGGGATTTTCTGGCAAGTATCCGACCTTGAGCCGCGTCTTAGGAGAAGACACAGGTTGATTGAATATGCGGGCATAACCACAGGTCGGATTAATCTGGCCGACCAGTGTTTTGATCGTGGTGCTTTTCCCTGCTCCGTTAGGCCCTAAAAAACCAAACACCTCACCTTCAGCCACTAATAAGCTGAGATCCTTGAGAGCCTCTACTCGCTGTCGTTTTTTACCACGGAATGTCTTGGACAAGCCTTTTATCTCAATCGCCATAAGCGTTCCCGTTTTCATCAGACATCGACTCATGTTGAATAAGTTCGCTGGTGGTGCGAACCCGTCCACGCTCATCTAGATAGAAGCTTCCGCCATAGGGATCATCAGGTGCTGCTGACAACAACCCAAAATTAAGTAGTTGCTCAAGATCTATCGGCATGGCACCGTATCGCTCACGATAGGCATCTCGCGCGCGTTCGATGGCCAAGGTTGCAAGCAATGCATCACGGCGCAGTTCATAATTCCTGCGTACAGTTTTATCCCGGGCGTTGTTTATCATCGTTTCCAGAAAGGCAAGCCCCAAAGCAGCTTGTTCGGATTCGTAAAAATAGCGTGCGGCAAGTTGTGCATACAGCGGGTTCCCCGAGAGCTCCGCGGCAGACTGCATATATTCTGCTGCCTTTGTATAATCTTTAAGGAAATAGGAGTAATTGAAACCGAGATAGAAAGGTATATATGGATCCCAGGTACGATATTTAGCGCCCTGCTCAAGAAGTGCATTAACTTCTTGAACACGTCCAAGATCCCATGTAAACACAGATTGGGCGAAATAGTAAGAGTCCATATTATATGGATCAAGAGCAACAATAGACCGGATAGTCCGGTACATATTCAGGAATTCTGGAGAGACAATTACATTATCCTGGAACTTTTGTAAAATTGACCCGAAGTAAAACAACACACGCATGACAAGCATCCCGGCAACTGACGAACGGTGCTCACCGCTGATTACCTTCAAAACCTGCGCATGCGGGAGATACCCCAGTTTGACTTCTATCGGTCTATTTTTCTGTAAATTGACAAAAGGTATGATCAATAAGACATAGATCACAAGCAGAACACCGAAGAACAGGCGCTTGTTCATGGTAGCTCTCTTCTTTCGAAATTAACCACTGCAAGCAACAGAAGGATGCCAGTATAAACTAAAGTATACAACATGGTTAACGATAGCCCGGTGAGTGACACCGGCAGACCATAAACAGCATGCACGTGGAAATCGAAGGCAGCAAAGTTAGGCAGAAGATAATATGCACCTTTAACAGCTGAGATCGCCATTAGAGACATACCGCTGCCAAATTCACCGGTTACGTACTCATAAACTTCTTGAGAGGCTGACCCACAGAAATAGATGACCAAGGTACCAAAAAAAGGCAGGTAGAATGAAGTGCTAAGGGAAGATAACAGTAAAGAAAAGGCAGTCAGCAACATGTACTTGAAGAGGTCTCCACCTATCGTCAACAGAATATTCCCCCAGTGAATCGGAATATCTGACGGATAAGAAGATGAGGCCAGCTTAATGGCTACCGCACAGCCCATACCGAGCACCATGGTAGACAGTGTCAGGAAGAGGAGGATGCTACAGAACTTACTGACAAGAAAAGTTGCGCGACTGATCGGCAGAGTCAGTATCGAGTGGAGATAACGACGCTCGATATCGCGCCAGACTGAGGAAGCACCTAGCAACAGAGTGGTCACCAACAAGGTCCCGGAAATCACTGAGAGGGAAAGAGTTATCGAAAGCTCCTGAACTTGACGCATAGAGAAACTGCTCATGGAGGGAATCATAAGGATCATAAAAACAGAAACGCCTAAGACACCGTACAGTACGCGGTCTCTCAGAATACCCTGCAAATGGCATTTGGTAAGGATTATGAATTGGTCAAACATAGGTGGATGCTAAAGGAAAAGCCGACGGGAGTCAATCCCGCCGGCTTTCAGTATTAAGTGAAAGGATGTCAGCTTACATCGAAGTCCAGGCATCACCGAACGCGCCGTTGTCAGCCGAAGACAATGACCACGCACCGGCAGCGGCCTGATCGCCGATATCTTGGAAGAAGATTGCTGTGGAGTTGTGGGCCGTGCCATAAGACTTACTGCCGCTCATATGATATGTCGCTGCAGAAAAACCACCGACTAAGTATGCAGACCTAAAGCTGACGCCCTTAGACATTTTACCAAGCAACACGCCATTGGTACGAGCAGCGTCAGCAGCATCAACACCACCGTAAATTTGCATGCCGTCAGTTGTCGTCACAGTGTTCGAAGCAAGAGCTGCTCCGTCGGCAAAGGCGTAGCCACTAACAGCAAGTATCATCACCATGGTAAGAAAAACTATCTTTTTCATTTATTCATCCTCCGTTTTTAGTTAGATTAATTAGCGCTGATTGAGAGCTGCCGGGTATCTCTGGGTCTCGGCCATGTAAGCCTCAAAGCCTGTCTTGATGTTCTTCAGGTCGCTGTTGGCCGCGCTATTGTAAGCCTTCTGGCGATAAGCAGAAAACTGAGGGATAGCGATAGCAGCGAGGATACCAATGATCGCAACAACGATCAGCAACTCGATCAGGGTAAAACCCTTTTGGGACTTGCGAAACTTCTTAAGCATAATCTTTCTCCTTTCGAATGTGGACATCATGTCCATGTATATTTTTACGATTTTCTACCGTTCGCGAAGTTAATAAAGCAATCACTGTGCCAATAAGCTTAACCACAGTAAAACAAAAAAGGAAAGCCCTCAACGCCAGAAAATAAAGCAATCGGAGGGGATGAACGAGTGCTGGTGGGGGCTCCGTTTTGCCTACAAGGGACAGGGAGTGACACCCTAAGTGACAAATTTGGTCACGCCGTGTCACTCTTCTGAGTCATCGTCACCTAAGCCATACTTGGTGAGCCGATAACGGATTGAGCGAAAGGTGATCCCTAAAAGCCCCGCAGCTCCCTTTCGCACACCATCGGTCTTGAGAAGGGCCTTAACCAGGATCTCTTTCTCAATTTCACCGAGGTAAGCGTCCAGATCCATGCCAGCATCAGGGATATCGGTCAGGGGTGTCACAGATGAGGACATCCCGGTCACTAGGTTTGGCGGAAGACAGTCGAGGGTTATCTCATTCTCTCTACCCAAGACTGTAGCACGTTCAATAACATTCTCCAGTTCCCGTACGTTGCCCGGCCAATGATAGTCGATCAAACGGCGCATGGCATCCTCGGCCACCTTGACTCCTGCCTCTCCGGTAAATCTCTCCCAGAAAAAATCAATCATGACCGGAATATCTTCGCGCCTTTGTCGCAACGGTGGCAAATCGACACGAATAACGTTGAAGCGATAGTAAAGATCCTCACGAAAAGAGCCTTCGCTAACAGCGTCCTCAAGGTGACGATTGGTCGCTGCCAGAACACGTACGTCTGTTTTGATATCTTTTGTTCCACCCACCCGACGGAACTCATTCTCCTGCAGAATACGCAATAGTTTAACCTGCATCATTGCAGGCAACTCGCCAATTTCGTCAAGAAAGATTGTCCCGCCAGCGGCGGTTTCGAATAAAC
Proteins encoded in this window:
- a CDS encoding ABC transporter permease, with the translated sequence MFDQFIILTKCHLQGILRDRVLYGVLGVSVFMILMIPSMSSFSMRQVQELSITLSLSVISGTLLVTTLLLGASSVWRDIERRYLHSILTLPISRATFLVSKFCSILLFLTLSTMVLGMGCAVAIKLASSSYPSDIPIHWGNILLTIGGDLFKYMLLTAFSLLLSSLSTSFYLPFFGTLVIYFCGSASQEVYEYVTGEFGSGMSLMAISAVKGAYYLLPNFAAFDFHVHAVYGLPVSLTGLSLTMLYTLVYTGILLLLAVVNFERRELP
- a CDS encoding decaprenyl-phosphate phosphoribosyltransferase produces the protein MHPISMVKILRLHQWLKNLMLFFPPFLGGALMQPGMALRGIVPFLAFSLASSATYIFNDLRDQERDRQHPTKCRRPLASGALSKTQAVVLMVILLFGSGLLGSQISSRFLVYVGLYLFFSGFYSWTLKDWPIVDVFCVSLGFVLRLYAGGEAFGVYITDWLFLTVFLLSLFLSLGKRQSEKINLGEKAGHHRRTLEVYPDGFLENAMFLCGGSVIVTYSVYALSRPYMVYTVPLCMFGLLRYLFRVKSGKSGDPTNALLKDLPLLVVGFLWVVLVFWSIYQ
- a CDS encoding glycosyltransferase family 2 protein yields the protein MNKVYILLLNWNNWPDTVECLESLLRIDYSDFRIVVCDNGSSDHSLEHIKDWADGKIDVLVLGELQRYSFPPVDKPVHFSELDRKAAETPDNESEESASLTLIQNGANLGFAGGNNVGLRYALGKEDCDFVWLLNNDTVVDPGALKALVGRLKDKKAAGMCGSTLLEYDRPERVQALGGAYYSRWFAYAWHLGRFRKRSERVDPSRIESWMDYVVGASMLVSKACLKEVGLMCEDYFLFFEEIDWAMRAKPLFSLAFAADSLVYHKVGASVGTSSHPGRKSIVCDFCNIRNRLFFTWKFFPWALPTVYVSLVGTLLSRALLGQWDRVRMILSLCLNFRSAKLPVPEA
- a CDS encoding prepilin-type N-terminal cleavage/methylation domain-containing protein; its protein translation is MLKKFRKSQKGFTLIELLIVVAIIGILAAIAIPQFSAYRQKAYNSAANSDLKNIKTGFEAYMAETQRYPAALNQR
- a CDS encoding ABC transporter permease; protein product: MRNSTIHQVNDSTAPIQWTKTIRPVSGWFDLQLSELWSYRDLIMLFVRRDFVAIYKQTILGPLWYLIQPVMTTLIFTVIFSKVANISTDGLPPVMFYLSGVVAWCYFADCLTKTSNTFVGNAHVFGKVYFPRLTVPLSVVISNLIAFAIQLVLFAGFWLYFYAKGTAIQLQFAALLMPFLVLQMAALGLGCGIIVSSLTTKYRDLTQLVGFGVQLWMYATPVVYPSSILPEKYQWLMALNPMAPIIEAFRYAFLGVGTVDIGSIVTSAVMTLVLLFVGVVLFSRIEKSFMDTV
- the galE gene encoding UDP-glucose 4-epimerase GalE; the encoded protein is MPANNILVTGGAGYIGSHTCKVLAESGYRPVVYDNLVAGHEWAVKWGPLEIGDIADRDRLDEVIEKYQPSAVLHFAAFAYVGESVENPGKYYRNNVADTLTLLETMSDHDIDKLVFSSTCATYGEPLQVPIAEDHSQNPINPYGMSKLMVEKMIKDCGSAYGLRSITLRYFNAAGADPDGDIGEDHNPETHLIPILLDVAAGKRLHVTVFGEDYPTYDGTCIRDYIHVTDLGQAHVVALQELERLETLRVTCSPARAYNLGNGQGFSVKEVIEAVGEVTGKTIPVQIGERRPGDPPILVGDATRICQELNWQPQYKDLKAIIETAWQWTRKRERLNL
- a CDS encoding ABC transporter ATP-binding protein produces the protein MAIEIKGLSKTFRGKKRQRVEALKDLSLLVAEGEVFGFLGPNGAGKSTTIKTLVGQINPTCGYARIFNQPVSSPKTRLKVGYLPENPAFYDYLTAREYLGLVGRSFSMSAAKIARESERVLELLDLADSANRPVRGYSKGMVQRLGLAQTLLHNPELYILDEPMSGLDPVGRALVKQIMLDLKRRGKTVFFSTHVIADVEAVCDRVGIVAKGELRTETAVSTIISKGVDGYLVRLEQDTPVSLQEYSLEHIPADSPELFVPCKKLSVFMRQVDEAGCAVQMIEPHRKSLEDFFLKIIK
- a CDS encoding glycosyltransferase family 2 protein gives rise to the protein MPELSFRQVASTGSLVTGIGKITVITAVLNAVDSIEETIKSVLDCCYENLEYIIIDGISTDGTLDVIGKYQERLKAWVSEKDHGVYDAMNKGWALADPESWVIFLGAGDRLLSLPVSLDAPREPYSVLYGNVSLEKQLVFYAGVDFRLRLYNTLHHQGLLIPKRLHPEPPFDTIYRLYADFDFNQRLYKRNVKFFFEPALQGYAAPDGLTERLQLQELTQIVRKNFGFFWWGLSLAGFTLVRCLPFLRKYRTIKSV